One part of the Roseomonas gilardii genome encodes these proteins:
- a CDS encoding FAD-binding protein, which translates to MSAAGIPHAQALAAWRAASPAPARALDLPVPELLTAYHPDRQPGAMVTLRVGASAGQECPAILADLLQADSLLEDVDIAGAPMLDADVLVIGGGGAGCVAALTAARAGARVLLATKLRIGDSNTVMAEGGIQAAVGAEDSLQRHFEDTLRAGHFAADKALVAALVSGGPSAIRWLIQEGMSFDLTEGSQRMGGTLLRKKPGGATAARLLSYRDFTGLELMRALREATLLQPGITILDRHPALELLTDDRGRCAGAVLHDFAHGRPVLARAGAVVLATGGSGRLHLAGFPTSNHYGATADGLVLAYRLGAPLREVNSFQYHPTGIAWPPHMEGALVSEAARSSGAFLVNGKGERFVDELQPRDVVASAILREIAEGRGVERDGKVGLFLDTPTLEKGKPGILEKSLVTLRHLAHRGGFDPAEEPFLIRPTLHYQNGGVEIDPEGRTAVPGLLCAGEVTGGLHGRNRMMGNALLELVVFGRHAGAGAAAGARAERPRNVGLTHLADWRRALVAQGLLLGRKAPMIFPPYGNFDAVTDRGMAA; encoded by the coding sequence ATGAGCGCCGCCGGAATCCCCCATGCCCAGGCCCTCGCCGCTTGGCGCGCCGCCTCCCCCGCCCCGGCCCGGGCGCTGGACCTGCCGGTGCCGGAGTTGCTGACCGCCTATCATCCGGACCGCCAGCCGGGCGCCATGGTGACGCTGCGGGTCGGCGCCAGCGCCGGCCAGGAATGCCCGGCCATCCTGGCGGACCTGCTACAGGCGGATTCGCTGCTGGAGGATGTGGACATCGCCGGCGCCCCGATGCTGGACGCGGACGTGCTGGTGATCGGCGGCGGCGGCGCGGGCTGCGTCGCGGCGCTGACCGCCGCGCGCGCCGGGGCCCGCGTGCTGCTCGCCACCAAGCTACGCATCGGCGACAGCAACACGGTGATGGCGGAAGGCGGCATCCAGGCCGCGGTCGGCGCCGAGGACAGCCTGCAACGGCATTTCGAGGACACGCTGCGCGCCGGGCATTTCGCCGCCGACAAGGCGCTGGTGGCGGCGCTGGTCTCCGGCGGCCCGTCGGCGATCCGCTGGCTGATCCAGGAGGGGATGAGCTTCGACCTCACCGAGGGCAGCCAGCGCATGGGCGGCACGCTGCTGCGCAAGAAGCCCGGCGGCGCCACCGCCGCGCGGCTGCTCTCCTATCGCGACTTCACCGGGCTGGAGCTGATGCGGGCGCTGCGCGAGGCGACCCTGCTCCAGCCGGGGATCACCATCCTCGACCGCCATCCGGCGCTGGAGCTGCTGACGGACGACCGCGGCCGCTGCGCCGGGGCGGTGCTGCACGACTTCGCGCATGGTCGCCCGGTGCTGGCCCGCGCCGGGGCGGTGGTGCTGGCCACCGGCGGATCGGGGCGGCTGCACCTCGCGGGCTTCCCCACCTCCAACCACTACGGCGCCACGGCGGACGGGCTGGTGCTGGCCTATCGCCTTGGCGCCCCGCTGCGGGAGGTGAACAGCTTCCAGTACCACCCGACCGGCATCGCCTGGCCGCCGCACATGGAGGGCGCGCTGGTCAGCGAGGCGGCGCGTTCCTCGGGCGCCTTCCTGGTGAACGGCAAGGGCGAGCGCTTCGTGGACGAATTGCAGCCGCGCGACGTGGTGGCTTCCGCCATCCTGCGCGAGATCGCCGAGGGGCGCGGCGTGGAACGCGACGGCAAGGTGGGGCTCTTCCTCGACACGCCGACACTGGAGAAGGGCAAGCCGGGCATCCTGGAGAAGAGCCTCGTCACCCTGCGCCATCTCGCCCATCGCGGCGGCTTCGATCCGGCCGAGGAGCCCTTCCTGATCCGCCCGACGCTGCACTACCAGAACGGCGGCGTGGAGATCGATCCGGAAGGCCGCACCGCCGTCCCCGGCCTGCTCTGCGCGGGCGAGGTGACGGGCGGGCTGCACGGCCGCAACCGCATGATGGGCAATGCCCTGCTGGAGCTGGTGGTCTTCGGCCGCCATGCGGGTGCCGGGGCCGCCGCCGGGGCGCGGGCGGAACGGCCGCGCAATGTCGGGCTGACGCATCTCGCCGACTGGCGCCGCGCCCTGGTGGCGCAGGGCCTGCTGCTCGGCCGCAAGGCCCCGATGATCTTTCCGCCCTACGGCAATTTCGATGCCGTCACCGACCGGGGGATGGCCGCATGA
- a CDS encoding 4Fe-4S dicluster domain-containing protein, producing MSDDARTSGPLHLDFDGHAIEAMPGTSLLQAWTAAGLSLTENVGCMGQGVCGACRVLVRRPGQRLAGTALACEMLAEEGMQVSFIDHFPARRPHAYDLHALTDSWTAIDQIDAVFPEAKHCRHCNGCDRACPKGIEVQRMVNLAAVGQANAAAELFDHCVLCNLCVAACPEHIDPAHLGQFVRRMNASLTLRPSDLIMRLHEIEDGRQPIDFDAPGANPPSKGAAS from the coding sequence ATGTCCGATGACGCACGGACCTCCGGACCCCTGCATCTGGACTTCGACGGCCATGCCATCGAGGCGATGCCCGGAACCTCGCTGCTGCAGGCCTGGACGGCCGCCGGGCTGTCGCTGACGGAGAATGTCGGCTGCATGGGCCAGGGTGTCTGCGGGGCCTGCCGCGTGCTGGTGCGCCGACCGGGACAGCGCCTGGCCGGCACCGCCCTGGCCTGCGAGATGCTGGCCGAGGAAGGGATGCAGGTCTCCTTCATCGACCATTTCCCGGCTCGCCGCCCGCATGCCTATGACCTGCACGCGCTGACCGACAGCTGGACCGCGATCGACCAGATCGACGCCGTCTTCCCCGAGGCCAAGCACTGCCGCCACTGCAACGGCTGCGACCGTGCCTGTCCCAAGGGGATCGAGGTGCAGCGCATGGTCAACCTCGCCGCCGTGGGGCAGGCCAATGCTGCCGCCGAGCTCTTCGACCACTGCGTGCTCTGCAACCTCTGCGTCGCCGCCTGCCCGGAGCATATCGACCCGGCGCATCTGGGCCAGTTCGTGCGGCGGATGAACGCCTCGCTGACGCTACGCCCCTCCGACCTGATCATGCGGCTGCACGAGATCGAGGACGGGCGGCAGCCGATCGACTTCGACGCGCCGGGCGCCAATCCGCCATCCAAGGGAGCCGCGTCATGA
- a CDS encoding antibiotic biosynthesis monooxygenase family protein, with protein MFVAMNRFKVAPGSEAAFEEVWKSRDSRLREVPGFVEFHLLRGPATEEHVLYASHTIWRSREDFENWTRSEQFRAAHRDAGQTNTRSLYLGPPQFEGFESVQEIKA; from the coding sequence ATGTTCGTCGCCATGAACCGTTTCAAGGTCGCCCCGGGCTCCGAGGCCGCCTTCGAGGAGGTGTGGAAGTCCCGCGACTCCCGCCTGCGCGAGGTGCCGGGCTTCGTGGAGTTCCACCTGCTGCGCGGTCCGGCGACCGAGGAGCATGTCCTCTACGCCTCGCACACGATCTGGCGCTCGCGGGAGGATTTCGAGAACTGGACCCGCTCGGAACAGTTTCGCGCCGCGCATCGCGATGCCGGGCAGACCAACACGCGCTCCCTCTATCTCGGCCCGCCGCAGTTCGAGGGCTTCGAGTCCGTGCAGGAGATCAAGGCCTAG
- a CDS encoding ammonium transporter, which yields MKTRARRAAGCALAALPVLMLALPVLAQTTPAAPEAVPVAPSTPDTGDTAWMLTSTALVLMMTIPGLALFYAGMVRKKNVLATMMQSFSVAALATIVWMVAGYSIAFGEGNAYVGDLSKLLLNGVAENWNAPFTLGSGDGAVAFTIPETVFLTFQMTFAIITPALISGAYADRMKFSAMVAFTILWLLVVYCPIAHWVWHPNGWIFALGALDFAGGTVVHINAGVAGLVCAVVLGKRVGLGHDNMSPFNLGLAVIGASLLWVGWFGFNAGSAGAAGGRAGMAMLVTQVAAAAATLAWVFVEWAVKGKPSVLGAISGAVAGLVAITPAAGFVLPVPALVIGVVAGLTGFWGATALKHWCGYDDSLDAFGVHGLCGIVGALLTGFFAYGPLSATTAAPDGTAGSMAQFMIQLYAVLSTFIYTGVMTWIILKIVDVVIGLRVTTEEEREGLDIVLHGERLE from the coding sequence ATGAAGACGCGGGCCCGCCGCGCGGCGGGCTGCGCCTTGGCGGCCCTGCCTGTGCTGATGCTGGCGCTGCCGGTGCTGGCGCAGACCACGCCGGCGGCACCCGAGGCGGTGCCGGTGGCGCCGTCCACGCCCGATACCGGCGACACGGCCTGGATGCTGACCAGCACGGCGCTCGTGCTGATGATGACCATCCCGGGCCTGGCGCTGTTCTATGCGGGCATGGTGCGCAAGAAGAACGTGCTGGCCACCATGATGCAGTCCTTCTCGGTCGCGGCGCTCGCCACGATCGTGTGGATGGTGGCGGGCTATTCGATCGCCTTCGGCGAGGGCAACGCCTATGTCGGTGACCTGTCCAAGCTGCTGCTGAACGGCGTGGCGGAGAACTGGAACGCCCCCTTCACGCTGGGCTCGGGCGACGGGGCGGTGGCCTTCACCATTCCCGAGACGGTCTTCCTGACCTTCCAGATGACCTTCGCGATCATCACGCCCGCGCTGATCAGCGGCGCCTATGCGGACCGCATGAAGTTCTCGGCGATGGTGGCCTTCACCATCCTGTGGCTGCTGGTCGTCTATTGCCCGATCGCGCACTGGGTCTGGCATCCGAACGGCTGGATCTTCGCGCTCGGCGCGCTGGACTTCGCCGGCGGCACGGTGGTGCACATCAACGCGGGCGTGGCGGGCCTCGTCTGCGCCGTGGTGCTGGGCAAGCGCGTGGGCCTCGGCCACGACAACATGTCGCCCTTCAACCTGGGCCTGGCCGTGATCGGCGCCTCGCTGCTCTGGGTGGGCTGGTTCGGCTTCAACGCGGGCTCGGCGGGTGCCGCCGGCGGCCGCGCGGGCATGGCCATGCTGGTGACGCAGGTCGCCGCGGCGGCCGCGACCCTGGCCTGGGTCTTCGTAGAATGGGCGGTGAAGGGGAAGCCTTCCGTGCTCGGCGCCATTTCCGGCGCGGTGGCGGGGCTGGTCGCCATCACCCCGGCGGCGGGCTTCGTGCTGCCGGTGCCGGCGCTGGTGATCGGCGTGGTCGCGGGCCTGACCGGCTTCTGGGGCGCGACCGCGCTCAAGCACTGGTGCGGCTATGACGACAGCCTCGATGCCTTCGGCGTGCACGGGCTCTGCGGCATCGTCGGCGCGTTGCTGACGGGCTTCTTCGCCTATGGCCCGCTTTCCGCCACCACGGCGGCGCCGGACGGCACGGCCGGCTCGATGGCGCAGTTCATGATCCAGCTCTACGCGGTGCTCTCGACCTTCATCTACACCGGCGTCATGACCTGGATCATCCTCAAGATCGTCGATGTGGTGATCGGGCTGCGCGTGACCACCGAGGAAGAGCGCGAGGGCCTCGACATCGTGCTGCACGGCGAGCGCCTGGAGTAA
- a CDS encoding P-II family nitrogen regulator → MKLVMAIIKPFKLDEVREALTPLGIQGLTVTEVKGFGRQKGQTEIYRGAEYHVSFLPKLKIEVAVANDMVDAVVEAIATTARTGKIGDGKIFVLDVERVMRIRTGETDDAAL, encoded by the coding sequence ATGAAGCTGGTCATGGCGATCATCAAGCCCTTCAAGCTGGATGAGGTACGGGAGGCGCTCACGCCCCTGGGCATCCAGGGGCTGACGGTGACGGAGGTGAAGGGTTTTGGCCGGCAGAAGGGCCAGACCGAGATCTACCGTGGTGCCGAGTACCATGTGAGCTTCCTGCCGAAGCTCAAGATCGAGGTCGCCGTCGCCAACGACATGGTGGACGCGGTTGTGGAGGCCATCGCCACCACGGCCCGCACTGGCAAGATCGGTGACGGAAAGATTTTCGTGTTGGATGTGGAGCGGGTCATGCGGATTCGCACCGGCGAGACCGACGACGCCGCGCTCTGA
- a CDS encoding UbiH/UbiF/VisC/COQ6 family ubiquinone biosynthesis hydroxylase — translation MTKRIEVEACVMGAGPVGATLAATLAAAGLEVAVVDTAPLPPMERPEFDGRAYAIAASSRNLLEAAGIWSRLPDEPCPITRIRVADGRPGEPASPFDLHFDAADLGEPAFGWMVEARSLRVALNAALPHLPRLHVFAPARPHVTRTAEAALVALADGTEIAARLVVGAEGRRSPLRRAAGIGTAGLDYHQTGMVFAIAHERPHGGLALEQFLPNGPFAQLPLAGTPEHPHASAIVWSDRSALAARFMAMDDAALSREILRRLGSHLGAVHVIGRRWSYPLTAMQAARFVDTRLALVGDAAHGIHPIAGQGLNLGFRDVAALAECAIEAVHAGQDPGSPKVLARYQSARRPDALLMLGATHALERLFGNDLPPLRLARRLGIAAVDRLPPLKRFFARRAMGFSGGPLSGLLEGRGLTTP, via the coding sequence ATGACGAAACGGATCGAGGTCGAGGCCTGCGTGATGGGCGCGGGCCCGGTGGGGGCGACCCTGGCCGCCACCCTGGCGGCGGCGGGGCTGGAGGTCGCGGTGGTGGACACCGCCCCCCTTCCGCCGATGGAGCGGCCCGAATTCGACGGCCGCGCCTATGCCATTGCCGCCTCCTCCCGCAACCTGCTGGAGGCCGCGGGCATCTGGTCGCGCCTGCCCGACGAGCCCTGTCCGATCACCCGCATCCGCGTGGCCGATGGCCGCCCTGGCGAGCCCGCCTCGCCGTTCGACCTGCATTTCGACGCTGCCGACCTGGGCGAGCCCGCCTTCGGCTGGATGGTGGAGGCCCGCTCCCTCCGCGTCGCCCTGAACGCCGCCCTGCCGCATCTGCCGCGCCTGCATGTCTTCGCCCCGGCCCGGCCCCATGTCACCCGCACCGCGGAGGCGGCCCTGGTCGCCCTGGCCGACGGTACGGAGATCGCTGCCCGCCTCGTGGTCGGCGCCGAGGGCCGCCGCAGCCCGTTGCGCCGCGCCGCCGGCATCGGCACCGCCGGGCTCGACTACCACCAGACCGGCATGGTCTTCGCCATCGCCCACGAGCGCCCGCACGGCGGTTTGGCGCTGGAGCAGTTCCTGCCCAACGGCCCCTTCGCGCAGCTCCCCCTGGCCGGCACGCCGGAACACCCCCATGCCTCCGCCATCGTCTGGTCCGACCGCAGCGCCCTGGCGGCGCGCTTCATGGCCATGGACGACGCGGCCCTGTCGCGCGAGATCCTGCGCCGCCTGGGCAGCCATCTCGGCGCGGTGCACGTCATCGGCCGCCGCTGGTCCTATCCCCTGACCGCCATGCAGGCCGCCCGCTTCGTGGACACGCGCCTTGCTCTGGTGGGCGACGCCGCCCATGGCATCCACCCGATCGCGGGGCAGGGGCTCAATCTCGGCTTCCGCGACGTCGCCGCCCTGGCCGAATGCGCGATCGAGGCCGTCCATGCGGGGCAGGACCCCGGCTCCCCCAAGGTCCTGGCCCGCTACCAGTCCGCCCGCCGCCCGGATGCGCTGCTGATGCTCGGCGCCACCCATGCGCTGGAACGCCTTTTCGGCAACGACCTGCCGCCGCTGCGCCTCGCCCGCCGCCTGGGCATCGCGGCGGTGGACCGCCTGCCACCGCTCAAGCGCTTCTTCGCCCGCCGCGCCATGGGTTTCTCCGGCGGCCCGCTTTCCGGCCTGCTCGAAGGACGGGGCCTGACCACGCCCTGA
- a CDS encoding MFS transporter, producing MSTTHSPAIGVPASARSGVRWRIFGVIALLTVINLADRTTLSVGMPTIAHELGLSPTMQGLILSSFFWTYALLQVPGGYLIDRMGPSRVVTISTLAWGAFQTLAAFATGGLSLLVTRLGLGASEAPLFPAGGKLNALWLSPRERGRGAVLMDSGSYLGAGLGGGVIAWLIYTLDSWRLAFAVAGIVTIGAGLIAWRYLRDDPAVHPGVNAAELEHIRTPVPGMAQAVPAGTPLAPRAVAPVMLGRCGWAMMNFGLITWGPSYLAQARGFDLKQLGGAMAVIFVCGFLGSLTAGFGADALQRRGLPRSLVLKAMLCLSGLGVLAAFLLLPTIADPVAAVALLSATVFLLCFGSLYWSFPALLAPADKVGLVGGMMNFAGSLGGIAIPIIAGMILQATGSYTVVLHFFSGCAALYILGTLLVPLAGREAAK from the coding sequence ATGAGCACCACGCATTCACCGGCAATAGGGGTGCCCGCGTCGGCCAGGAGCGGCGTCCGCTGGCGTATCTTCGGCGTGATCGCGTTGCTGACCGTGATCAACCTCGCCGACCGCACCACCCTCTCGGTCGGCATGCCGACCATCGCGCATGAGCTCGGCCTTTCCCCCACCATGCAGGGGCTCATCCTCAGCTCCTTCTTCTGGACCTACGCGCTGCTCCAGGTTCCCGGCGGCTACCTGATCGACCGCATGGGTCCCAGCCGCGTCGTCACCATCTCCACCCTGGCCTGGGGCGCCTTCCAGACCCTGGCCGCCTTCGCCACCGGCGGCCTCTCCCTGCTCGTCACCCGCCTCGGCCTCGGCGCCTCGGAGGCGCCGCTTTTCCCCGCCGGCGGCAAGCTCAACGCCCTGTGGCTTTCCCCGCGCGAACGCGGGCGCGGCGCGGTGCTGATGGACAGCGGCTCCTATCTCGGCGCCGGGCTCGGCGGCGGCGTCATCGCCTGGCTGATCTACACGCTGGATTCCTGGCGCCTCGCCTTCGCCGTGGCGGGCATCGTGACCATCGGCGCCGGCCTCATCGCCTGGCGCTACCTGCGCGACGATCCGGCGGTGCATCCCGGCGTGAACGCGGCGGAACTCGAACACATCCGCACCCCCGTCCCCGGCATGGCTCAGGCCGTGCCCGCCGGCACGCCGCTCGCGCCCCGCGCCGTGGCCCCGGTCATGCTCGGCCGCTGCGGCTGGGCGATGATGAATTTCGGCCTGATCACCTGGGGCCCCAGCTATCTCGCCCAGGCGCGCGGCTTCGACCTGAAGCAGCTCGGTGGCGCCATGGCGGTGATTTTCGTCTGCGGCTTCCTCGGCTCGCTCACCGCCGGCTTCGGCGCCGATGCGCTCCAGCGGCGCGGCCTGCCGCGCAGCCTCGTGCTGAAGGCGATGCTCTGCCTCTCCGGCCTCGGTGTGCTCGCCGCCTTCCTGCTGCTGCCCACCATCGCCGATCCCGTCGCCGCCGTGGCGCTGCTCTCCGCCACCGTCTTCCTGCTCTGCTTCGGCAGCCTCTACTGGAGCTTCCCGGCCCTGCTCGCCCCCGCCGACAAGGTCGGGCTGGTCGGTGGCATGATGAACTTCGCCGGCAGCCTCGGTGGCATCGCCATCCCCATCATCGCCGGCATGATCCTGCAGGCGACCGGCTCCTACACCGTGGTGCTGCACTTCTTCTCCGGCTGTGCCGCGCTTTACATACTCGGCACGCTCCTGGTGCCCCTCGCCGGGCGGGAGGCCGCGAAGTGA
- a CDS encoding amidohydrolase family protein, with amino-acid sequence MRQGQAAPLWTGPMVDAHHHIWDPRNGRYPWLTPEGKLPNFRYGDTTPLMRPYLPPDYRADAAGHDIRATVYMEAEWDPADPIGETRFVSGLAAGYGLPDAMVAQAWLHHPDAEAVLATQAGFPLVRSVRHKPGGPATPQAARDGERTLMSDEHWRRGYAALESLGLHFDLQTPWWNLPEAGRLARDFPRTRIILNHTGLPSDRSPDALAGWHAAMTHFAEHPNTVVKISGLGRPGHAWTAEDNGWIVRETIAIFGPRRAMFASNFPVDGLCASFDTIFTGFKRIAAALPAEDQAWLFHRTAEETYALDGHRTATG; translated from the coding sequence GTGAGGCAGGGACAGGCCGCCCCGCTCTGGACCGGTCCCATGGTGGATGCCCACCACCATATCTGGGACCCGCGCAACGGCCGCTACCCCTGGCTGACGCCGGAGGGAAAGCTGCCGAACTTCCGCTACGGCGACACCACGCCGCTGATGCGCCCCTATCTCCCGCCCGACTACCGGGCCGATGCGGCGGGCCACGACATCCGCGCCACGGTCTACATGGAGGCTGAATGGGACCCCGCCGACCCGATCGGCGAGACCCGTTTCGTCAGCGGCCTCGCGGCGGGCTACGGCCTGCCCGATGCCATGGTCGCCCAGGCCTGGCTGCACCACCCCGATGCGGAAGCCGTGCTCGCCACCCAGGCCGGTTTCCCGCTGGTGCGCAGCGTCCGCCACAAGCCCGGCGGCCCCGCCACGCCCCAGGCCGCCCGCGACGGGGAACGCACGCTGATGTCGGACGAGCACTGGCGCCGCGGCTATGCCGCGCTGGAGAGCCTGGGCCTGCATTTCGACCTTCAGACCCCCTGGTGGAACCTGCCCGAGGCCGGGCGCCTCGCCCGCGACTTCCCCCGCACGCGCATCATCCTCAACCACACCGGCCTGCCCTCCGACCGCAGCCCCGATGCCCTCGCCGGATGGCATGCCGCCATGACGCACTTCGCCGAGCATCCGAACACCGTCGTGAAGATCTCCGGCCTCGGCCGCCCCGGGCATGCCTGGACCGCCGAGGACAACGGCTGGATCGTGCGCGAGACCATCGCCATCTTCGGCCCGCGCCGCGCCATGTTCGCCAGTAACTTTCCGGTGGACGGCCTCTGCGCCAGCTTCGACACGATCTTCACCGGCTTCAAGCGCATCGCCGCCGCCCTGCCGGCCGAGGACCAGGCCTGGCTCTTCCACCGTACGGCGGAGGAGACCTACGCCCTGGACGGGCACCGCACCGCCACGGGCTGA
- a CDS encoding IclR family transcriptional regulator, with product MSILSNAADVLRCFSAHRLELSLTEVTSLLGMPKSNASRLLRAMREAGFLEQVPGTRRYRAGLLMFEMGHTYRRGSPLLSQAHAAVSRISRDCGHTGYVSIRDGRDVMGLTYHEGSQLLRVGTPIGERLSAAATATGRSLLARLGDEAVRALFPEPLQPPSPNSPRDMEDLLQRLARIRERGYEVAHHEANPGIDSLATALGDPASGEEVSLCIVYPSAIVTEAERDDILAAMLREARAIGALLGDPSSTAARDAA from the coding sequence ATGAGCATCCTTTCCAACGCCGCCGACGTGCTGCGCTGCTTCTCCGCGCATCGCCTCGAACTCAGCCTGACCGAGGTGACGAGCCTGCTCGGCATGCCGAAGAGCAATGCCTCGCGCCTGCTGCGCGCCATGCGGGAGGCCGGGTTCCTGGAACAGGTGCCCGGCACGCGCCGCTACCGCGCCGGGCTGCTGATGTTCGAGATGGGGCACACCTACCGCCGCGGCTCGCCGCTGCTCAGCCAGGCGCATGCGGCGGTCTCGCGCATTTCCCGCGACTGCGGCCATACGGGCTATGTCAGCATTCGCGACGGGCGCGACGTGATGGGCCTCACCTATCACGAGGGCTCGCAGCTCCTGCGCGTCGGCACCCCGATCGGCGAGCGTCTTTCCGCCGCCGCCACCGCCACCGGCCGCTCGCTCCTGGCGCGGCTCGGCGACGAGGCGGTGCGCGCCCTCTTTCCCGAGCCGTTGCAGCCGCCTTCGCCGAATTCGCCGCGCGACATGGAGGACCTCCTCCAGCGCCTCGCCCGCATCCGGGAGCGCGGCTACGAGGTCGCGCATCACGAGGCCAATCCCGGCATCGACTCCCTCGCCACCGCCCTGGGCGACCCGGCCAGCGGCGAGGAGGTCAGCCTCTGCATCGTCTATCCCTCCGCCATCGTCACCGAGGCGGAGCGCGACGACATCCTGGCCGCGATGCTGCGCGAGGCCCGCGCCATCGGCGCTCTGCTGGGCGATCCGTCCAGCACCGCCGCCCGCGACGCCGCCTGA